A window of the Acidimicrobiales bacterium genome harbors these coding sequences:
- a CDS encoding DUF4214 domain-containing protein, translated as MNAPPAERRTPRSTRRRGAMVATGATVATMASLLAPSIADAAHAPGSSEIYTATLTELNDSGTTAEVVALRNGATVTLTMQVSGAAANLPHPQHIHGSIEAGGSCPTMADDADNDGFVSVVEGIPRYGGIQASLSTGPDFTANAALTGPFPTADADGNYTYTETFTLPDATAAAFDNFHVVIHGNDIDGSNAYDGDKKSSLTDELPFEVTVPAACGELVAQEPATMSQSYTGTLGSLNGSDTTASVAALRVGNEVTVAMNVSGASADLPHPQHVHGKLGVSNVCPPASADTDNDGFVSVAEGVPFYGTIQNTLSTGPDFSAGAGLTGPFPTADADGNYSYLETFTITPEQARDFGNLHFVIHGIDIDGSGAYDGEKRSSLTDELPFEVTVPAACGQLNLSKIGLSDAYANASGTQGSIVRQYVTLLDREPDATGYNYFATEIANGASLEDLAWSVASSTEFKARFGGAFDASADADWVDFVYTAVFERPADQAGKDYWLGELAAGRVDRVTMLVYFGESAEFMATTQTS; from the coding sequence ATGAACGCACCACCGGCTGAACGCCGTACACCGAGATCCACACGGCGCCGCGGTGCCATGGTCGCCACCGGAGCGACGGTCGCCACGATGGCCTCCCTTCTCGCTCCGTCGATCGCCGACGCGGCACATGCCCCCGGCAGCTCGGAGATCTACACCGCCACCCTGACCGAGCTGAACGACTCCGGCACGACCGCCGAGGTCGTCGCCCTCCGCAACGGTGCCACCGTGACCCTGACCATGCAGGTCTCCGGCGCAGCTGCCAACCTGCCGCACCCCCAGCACATCCACGGTTCGATCGAAGCCGGTGGAAGCTGCCCGACCATGGCCGACGATGCCGACAACGACGGCTTCGTGAGCGTCGTCGAGGGCATCCCACGCTATGGCGGCATCCAGGCGTCGCTGTCGACCGGCCCGGACTTCACGGCCAACGCCGCATTGACCGGCCCGTTCCCGACCGCCGACGCCGACGGCAACTACACCTACACCGAGACGTTCACGCTCCCGGATGCGACCGCGGCCGCCTTCGACAACTTCCACGTGGTGATCCACGGCAACGACATCGACGGCTCGAACGCCTACGACGGTGACAAGAAGTCGTCGTTGACCGACGAGCTGCCCTTCGAGGTGACCGTTCCGGCCGCCTGTGGCGAGCTCGTCGCCCAGGAGCCGGCAACCATGTCGCAGTCCTACACCGGGACCCTCGGCTCGCTGAACGGCTCGGACACCACCGCCTCGGTTGCGGCGCTCCGAGTTGGCAACGAGGTCACCGTGGCGATGAACGTCTCCGGCGCATCCGCCGACCTGCCGCATCCGCAGCACGTGCACGGAAAGCTGGGCGTGAGCAACGTCTGCCCACCGGCGAGTGCCGACACCGACAATGACGGCTTCGTGAGCGTGGCCGAAGGTGTCCCGTTCTACGGCACCATCCAGAACACGCTGTCGACCGGACCCGACTTCAGTGCCGGTGCCGGCCTTACCGGCCCGTTCCCGACGGCCGACGCCGATGGCAACTACAGCTACCTCGAGACGTTCACGATCACACCGGAACAGGCCCGTGACTTCGGCAACCTGCACTTCGTGATCCATGGCATCGACATCGACGGATCGGGTGCCTACGACGGCGAGAAGCGCTCGTCGCTCACCGACGAGCTCCCCTTCGAGGTCACCGTTCCCGCCGCCTGCGGCCAGCTGAACCTGTCCAAGATCGGGCTGAGCGACGCCTACGCCAACGCTTCGGGTACGCAGGGATCGATCGTGCGTCAGTACGTCACCCTGCTCGACCGTGAGCCGGACGCCACGGGCTACAACTACTTCGCCACCGAGATCGCCAACGGCGCAAGCCTGGAGGATCTGGCGTGGTCGGTTGCCTCGTCGACCGAGTTCAAGGCTCGCTTCGGGGGTGCCTTCGATGCTTCGGCTGATGCCGACTGGGTCGACTTCGTCTACACCGCAGTGTTCGAACGCCCTGCCGACCAGGCCGGCAAGGACTACTGGCTCGGTGAGCTCGCTGCCGGACGGGTCGACCGTGTGACCATGCTCGTCTACTTCGGCGAGTCGGCCGAGTTCATGGCCACCACCCAGACCAGCTGA
- a CDS encoding NUDIX domain-containing protein — protein MNEPMRADAVPVRPAATVMLVRDGDQGLEVFMLQRSLSAAFARGQYVFPGGKVDDADHGEALEAISDGLDDASASAQMGMAKGGLAWLVAAIRECFEEAGVLLARPTDGSEVIRFDTPELEERFGRTRHEIHDGNYSLEQLCADEGLVLLTDRMHLVDHWVTPMGERRRFDTRFFVAVAPQLQEPLHDDAETIASLWVRPVDAIEQWKNGELQMFPPTVASLRFLEPHATTADAMAAAEAVGVPTPIIPKIVLDGNGGVAGVKLNGDEGYDELPLPEFVLGNPR, from the coding sequence GTGAACGAACCGATGCGTGCCGATGCTGTCCCTGTCCGACCTGCTGCCACCGTGATGCTGGTCCGAGACGGCGACCAGGGGCTCGAGGTGTTCATGCTGCAACGCTCGCTGTCGGCCGCCTTTGCCCGGGGTCAGTACGTGTTCCCCGGCGGAAAGGTCGACGACGCCGACCACGGTGAGGCGCTCGAGGCCATCAGCGATGGTCTCGATGACGCCAGTGCGTCGGCCCAGATGGGAATGGCGAAGGGTGGGTTGGCCTGGCTCGTCGCCGCCATCCGGGAGTGTTTCGAGGAGGCGGGTGTGTTGCTCGCCCGCCCGACAGACGGCAGCGAGGTGATCCGTTTCGACACCCCCGAGTTGGAGGAGCGGTTCGGCCGCACTCGTCACGAGATCCACGATGGCAACTACTCACTCGAGCAGCTGTGCGCCGACGAGGGCTTGGTGCTGTTGACCGACCGTATGCATCTCGTTGACCACTGGGTGACCCCGATGGGCGAGCGGCGCCGCTTCGACACCCGTTTCTTCGTCGCCGTTGCCCCACAGTTGCAGGAACCGCTGCACGACGACGCCGAGACCATCGCCAGCCTGTGGGTCCGGCCGGTCGACGCCATCGAGCAGTGGAAGAACGGCGAACTCCAGATGTTCCCACCGACCGTGGCGTCGCTGCGTTTCCTCGAACCCCATGCCACCACGGCCGACGCCATGGCCGCAGCCGAAGCAGTGGGTGTGCCCACCCCGATCATTCCGAAGATCGTGCTCGATGGCAACGGTGGTGTTGCCGGGGTGAAGCTCAACGGCGACGAGGGCTACGACGAGCTGCCGCTGCCGGAGTTCGTCCTCGGCAATCCACGCTGA
- a CDS encoding short-chain dehydrogenase/reductase, translating to MDLGLRGKRALVTGASKGIGLGIAEALATEGVDLVLAARSGPTLDAIAADLAGRHGVDVEVVAADLSLTSEQERLADRVKLRPLDIVVNNAGAIPGGTITDIDDERWRDAWDLKVFGYINLMRLLIPHLETSRADSGTADAGVLLNVIGAAADRPNPGYIAGAGGNSALAAMSRAIGSRSMRTGVRVLAVNPGLIITDRMTDLLRQQANAKYGSDERWEEFIPADPVPGTVEQVADVVTFLVSPRASHVSGTTLTIDGGASAR from the coding sequence ATGGACCTGGGACTGCGAGGCAAGCGAGCATTGGTGACGGGCGCGTCGAAGGGCATCGGCCTCGGCATCGCCGAAGCCCTGGCGACGGAGGGCGTCGACCTCGTGCTGGCCGCCCGGTCCGGCCCGACCCTCGACGCGATCGCTGCCGACCTCGCCGGCCGCCATGGCGTCGACGTCGAGGTCGTGGCCGCCGACCTCTCGCTCACCTCCGAGCAGGAGCGGCTCGCCGATCGGGTCAAGCTGCGACCACTCGACATCGTGGTCAACAACGCCGGCGCCATCCCTGGCGGCACGATCACCGACATCGACGACGAGCGCTGGCGAGACGCGTGGGACCTCAAAGTCTTCGGCTACATCAACCTCATGCGCCTCCTCATTCCTCACCTCGAGACGTCACGCGCCGACTCGGGGACCGCCGACGCCGGGGTCTTGCTCAACGTGATCGGCGCCGCCGCCGACCGCCCCAATCCCGGCTACATCGCCGGTGCGGGCGGCAACTCGGCGCTGGCGGCGATGAGCCGAGCGATCGGCTCCCGGTCCATGCGCACGGGGGTGCGGGTGCTGGCGGTCAATCCCGGGCTCATCATCACCGACCGCATGACCGATCTCCTCCGACAGCAGGCCAACGCGAAGTACGGCAGTGACGAACGGTGGGAGGAGTTCATCCCCGCCGATCCCGTACCGGGCACGGTCGAGCAGGTTGCCGACGTGGTCACGTTCCTCGTCTCGCCCCGGGCCAGCCATGTGAGCGGCACCACGCTCACCATCGACGGCGGCGCCAGCGCGAGATAG